The following are encoded together in the Fusarium keratoplasticum isolate Fu6.1 chromosome 1, whole genome shotgun sequence genome:
- a CDS encoding Ribosomal-L16 domain-containing protein, with protein MKPANTSALLNAFQGLRICASSPLRQLRAPLQQSSKTLDAARRLQNVRAFSTTSSMLGSWLEPNLNRKKKMAKGRPRVATGGSTKGTTVIWGDYGLRMTDHHRRISAKQLKMAEDTIKVRLRGQKYRLYKRKNCNVGVYVSGNDMRMGKGKGSFDHWATRMAVSQILFEIRGRLHEQVVRDAFRLAGNKLPGQWEFVKKGEAPMVGITKLDGITLEELKRPRREIAPAELLKASSPTTETQVGSTPAASGSS; from the exons ATGAAGCCCGCCAACACATCGGCATTGCTCAATGCCTTTCAGGGACTGAGGATATGCGCTTCCTCGCCCCTGCGACAACTCCGCGCCCCTCTCCAGCAGTCCTCGAAGACGCTTGATGCGGCCCGACGGCTCCAAAATGTCCGCGCCTTCTCGACGACTTCCTCCATGCTGGGCAGCTGGCTCGAGCCCAATCTGAAccgaaagaagaagatggccaagggaCGTCCCCGTGTGGCCACTGGAGGCTCGACAAAGGGAACGACTGTGATCTGGGGCGACTACGGTCTGCGAATGACGGACCACCACCGCAGAATCAGCGCAAAGCAATtgaagatggccgaggaTACCATCAAGGTGCGACTTCGAGGACAGAAATACCGACTGTACAAGCGAAAGAACTGTAACGTTGGTGTCTACGTCAGCGGTAACGAT ATGCGTATGGGTAAGGGTAAGGGTTCATTCGACCACTGGGCGACCAGAATGGCTGTGAGCCAGATTCTGTTCGAGATTCGAGGACGACTTCACGAGCAAGTTGTGAGGGATGCATTCCGTTTGGCTGGCAACAAGCTGCCAG GCCAATGGGAGTTTgtgaagaagggcgaggccCCTATGGTTGGAATTACCAAGCTTGATGGCATAACTCTGGAGGAGCTGAAAAGGCCGAGACGGGAAATTGCCCCTgctgagctgctcaaggcTTCTTCCCCAACGACTGAGACTCAGGTTGGAAGCACACCTGCAGCTTCTGGCTCCTCTTAG